In Juglans regia cultivar Chandler chromosome 5, Walnut 2.0, whole genome shotgun sequence, the following are encoded in one genomic region:
- the LOC108989148 gene encoding E3 ubiquitin-protein ligase KEG isoform X2, with protein sequence MGLTLQEGWLNSMRQARSECDSSKVHSCMECTMLSPHYAAPEAWEPVKKSLNLFWDDAIGISAESDAWSFGCTLVEMCTGSIPWAGLSAEEIYRAVVKAKKLPPQYASVVGVGIPGELWKMIGECLQFKASKRPTFNAMLATFLRHLKEIPRSPPESPDNDFAKYSGPKLMEPPLVSAPEGLQDFSCHLHRLVSEGDVSGVRVFLGKAASGRIKSSTSSLLQTQNADGQTALHLACRRGSAELVEAILEYREADVDILDKDGDPPLVFALAAGSPECVQALIKRGANVRSRLREGFGPSVAHVCAYHGQPDCMRELLLAGADPNAVDDEGESVLHRAICKKYTNCALVIMENGGSRSMAVLNSKSLTPLHLCVATWNVTVVRRWVEVATAEEIADAIDIPSPIGTALCMAAAVKKDHETEGRELVQILLAAGADRTAQDAQHGRTVLHTAAMANNAELVKIILDAGVDVNIRNVHNTIPLHVALARGANTCIGLLISAGANCNMQDDEGDNAFHIAADAAKMIRENLVWLIVMLRNPDAAVEVRNHSGKTLRDFLEALPREWISEDLMEALMIRGVRLSPTIFEVGDWVKYRRSITTPTYGWQDAKHSSVGFVQSVPDKDNLIVSFCSGEAHVLASEVIKVIPLDRGQHVQLKPDVKEPRFGWRGQSRDSIGTVLCVDDDGILRVGFPGASRGWKADPAEMERVEEFKVGDWVRIRPTLTTAKHGLGSVTPGSIGIVYCIRPDSSLLLELSYLPNPWHCEPEEVESVAPFRIGDRVCVKRSVAEPRYAWGGETHHSVGRISEIENDGLLKIEIPNRPIPWQADPSDMEKVEDFKVGDWVRVKASVSSPKYGWEDITRNSIGVIHSLEEDGDMGVAFCFRSKPFRCSVTDVEKVPPFEVGQEIHVMPSVTQPRLGWSNETLATVGKIMRIDMDGALNVRVAGRRSLWKVSPGDAERLSGFEVGDWVRSKPSLGTRPSYDWNSIGKESLAVVHSVQETGYLELACCFRKGRWITHYTDVEKVPCFKVGQYVRFRPGMVEPRWGWRGAQPASRGIITSVHADGAVRVAFFGLSGLWRGDPADLEIEQMFEVGEWVSLRVNASNWKSIGPGSVGVVQGIGYEGDEWYGTTYVGFCGEQEMWVGSTSHLEKADRLMVGQKVRVKLSVKQPRFGWSGHSHGSVGTISAIDADGKLRIYTPAGSKAWMLDPSEVELVEEQELCIGDWVRVRASVSTPTYQWGEASHSSIGVVHRMEDEELWVAFCFIERLWLCKASEMERVRPFKVGDKVRIREGLVTPRWGWGMETHASKGQVVGVDANGKLRIKFRWREGRPWIGDPADIVLDESSFGTMGNS encoded by the exons ATGGGGCTGACATTGCAAGAGGGGTGGCTGAACTCCATGCGGCAG GCTCGATCAGAGTGTGATTCCTCAAAAGTTCATTCTTGTATGGAGTGTACAATGCTTAGCCCACATTACGCAGCTCCAGAGGCATGGGAGCCAGTAAAGAAGTCATTAAATCTCTTCTGGGATGATGCAATAGGTATATCTGCAGAGTCTGATGCCTGGAGTTTTGGTTGTACATTGGTCGAAATGTGCACTGGTTCCATCCC TTGGGCAGGTTTAAGTGCAGAGGAAATTTATCGAGCTGTTGTCAAGGCTAAAAAACTTCCTCCACAGTATGCAAGTGTAGTAGGTGTTGGGATACCTGGCGAATTGTGGAAAATGATTGGCGAATGCCTGCAGTTCAAGGCATCTAAAAGACCAACTTTCAATGCAATGTTAGCAACATTCCTACGTCATTTGAAGGAGATACCACGCAGCCCTCCAGAAAGCCCTGATAA TGACTTCGCTAAATACTCCGGACCAAAATTGATGGAACCACCTCTTGTATCTGCTCCGGAAGGTTTACAAGATTTCTCCTGCCATTTGCATCGACTTGTGTCTGAAGGGGATGTGAGTGGTGTTAG AGTTTTTCTTGGAAAGGCTGCATCGGGAAGAATTAAAAGCTCAACATCTTCATTATTACAAACTCAAAATGCTGATGGCCAAACTGCTCTCCACCTGGCTTGTAGACGTGGTAGCGCAGAACTTGTTGAGGCTATTTTAGAGTACAGAGAGGCAGATGTAGACATTTTGGATAAAGATGGGGATCCTCCACTTGTTTTTGCGTTAGCAGCTGGATCACCAGAATGTGTCCAAGCTCTCATTAAAAGAGGTGCCAATGTGAGATCTAGATTGAGGGAAGGCTTTGGTCCGTCTGTTGCTCATGTCTGTGCCTACCATGGTCAACCTGACTGCATGCGT GAGCTGCTACTGGCTGGTGCTGATCCTAATGCAGTGGATGATGAAGGGGAATCTGTACTGCACAGAGCTATTTGCAAGAAATATACAAACTGCGCTCTGGTCATAATGGAAAATGGAGGCAGTAGATCAATGGctgttttgaattcaaaaagtTTGAc ACCATTGCATTTGTGTGTGGCAACATGGAATGTAACTGTTGTCAGAAGGTGGGTGGAAGTCGCAACTGCAGAAGAGATTGCTGATGCAATTGATATACCAAGCCCAATTGGCACTGCACTGTGTATGGCTGCTGCTGTAAAGAAAGATCATGAGACTG AGGGAAGAGAACTGGTGCAGATATTGCTTGCTGCTGGAGCAGATCGAACTGCCCAAGATGCTCAACATGGACGGACAGTTTTGCATACAGCTGCAATGGCTAATAATGCTGAGTTAGTCAAG attatTCTTGATGCTGGGGTTGATGTGAACATCCGGAATGTGCACAATACAATTCCCCTTCATGTAGCCTTGGCCAGAGGGGCAAACACATGCATCGGATTGCTTATATCTGCTGGGGCAAACTGTAATATGCAG GATGATGAAGGTGACAATGCTTTCCATATAGCAGCAGATGCAGCAAAAATGATACGCGAAAATCTTGTATGGCTCATTGTCATGCTTAGAAATCCTGATGCTGCTGTGGAAGTCAGAAACCATAG TGGCAAGACATTACGGGACTTTTTGGAGGCCCTTCCCCGGGAATGGATCTCTGAAGATCTGATGGAGGCACTGATGATTAGGGGAGTTCGTCTGTCCCCTACCAT ATTTGAAGTAGGAGACTGGGTGAAATATAGAAGAAGTATCACAACTCCTACATATGGGTGGCAAGATGCAAAACACAGCAGTGTGGGCTTTGTGCAGAGCGTCCCAGACAAGGACAATCTCATTGTGTCCTTTTGTTCTGGAGAGGCTCATGTTTTGGCCAGTGAAGTTATAAAAGTCATTCCATTAGACAGGGGACAGCATGTCCAGCTAAAACCTGATGTCAAAGAGCCCAG GTTTGGTTGGCGTGGGCAGTCTCGTGACAGTATTGGTACCGTATTGTGTGTTGATGATGATGGGATATTGCGTGTTGGGTTTCCTGGAGCATCCAGAGGATGGAAAGCTGATCCTGCAGAAATGGAAAGAGTTGAAGAATTCAAGGTTGGGGACTGGGTTCGTATTCGCCCCACTCTTACAACAGCAAAGCATGGTTTAGGATCTGTAACACCAGGGAGCATTGGTATAGTGTATTGTATCAGACCAGACAGTAGCTTGTTGTTGGAACTTAGTTATCTTCCAAATCCATGGCATTGTGAACCAGAGGAGGTTGAGTCTGTTGCCCCTTTCAGG ATTGGTGACCGGGTGTGTGTCAAGCGATCTGTTGCAGAACCTAGATATGCATGGGGTGGTGAGACACATCATAGTGTTGGAAGAATAAGTGAGATAGAGAATGATGGTctcttaaaaattgaaataccaAATCGACCAATACCCTGGCAGGCTGATCCTTCTGACATGGAAAAGGTGGAAGACTTTAAG GTTGGGGATTGGGTTCGAGTGAAAGCTTCAGTATCCTCTCCAAAATATGGGTGGGAGGATATCACAAGGAACAGCATTGGGGTAATTCATAGCTTGGAGGAGGATGGTGATATGGGTGTTGCCTTCTGCTTCAGGAGCAAGCCTTTTCGTTGCTCTGTGACTGATGTGGAGAAGGTACCTCCTTTTGAAGTAGGACAAGAGATTCATGTGATGCCATCTGTTACTCAGCCACGACTTGGATGGTCAAATGAAACTCTTGCTACTGTTggaaaaataatgagaattgACATGGATGGTGCTTTGAAT GTGAGAGTGGCTGGCCGACGAAGCTTGTGGAAAGTTTCTCCTGGAGACGCAGAAAGACTTTCTGGTTTTGAAGTGGGTGATTGGGTACGTTCAAAACCAAGCCTGGGAACTAGACCAAGTTATGACTGGAACAGTATTGGAAAAGAAAGTTTAGCAGTAGTGCATAGTGTACAAGAGACTGGCTATCTAGAGTTGGCATGCTGTTTCCGTAAGGGGAGGTGGATTACTCATTACACGGATGTTGAAAAGGTTCCGTGCTTTAAAGTTGGGCAGTATGTTCGGTTCCGGCCTGGTATGGTTGAGCCACGGTGGGGTTGGAGAGGGGCTCAGCCTGCTTCTCGAGGAATTATAACTAGTGTTCATGCTGATGGGGCAGTAAGGGTCGCATTCTTTGGTTTGTCGGGGTTGTGGAGAGGAGATCCTGCGGATCTAGAGATAGAGCAAATGTTTGAAGTGGGAGAGTGGGTGAGTTTGAGAGTTAATGCAAGTAATTGGAAATCCATTGGACCAGGTAGTGTTGGTGTAGTGCAAGGGATCGGATATGAAGGAGATGAATGGTATGGAACCACTTATGTTGGGTTTTGTGGGGAGCAAGAAATGTGGGTGGGGTCTACTTCCCATCTCGAAAAAGCGGACAGGCTCATGGTTGGCCAAAAGGTTAGGGTTAAACTATCTGTCAAGCAGCCCAGATTTGGGTGGTCAGGCCACAGCCATGGAAGTGTTGGAACCATATCTGCTATTGACGCTGATGGAAAACTGAGAATATATACTCCAGCTGGCTCAAAGGCTTGGATGCTGGATCCATCAGAAGTAGAGCTGGTGGAAGAGCAAGAGCTTTGTATCGGAGactgggttagggttagggcaTCGGTCTCAACCCCAACCTACCAATGGGGAGAGGCGAGTCATTCAAGCATTGGGGTGGTGCACCGGATGGAAGATGAGGAACTCTGGGTGGCATTTTGCTTCATTGAGAGGCTGTGGCTTTGCAAAGCTTCAGAGATGGAGAGGGTTAGGCCATTCAAAGTGGGGGACAAGGTGAGGATTAGAGAAGGGTTGGTGACCCCACGCTGGGGGTGGGGAATGGAGACCCATGCAAGTAAGGGACAAGTGGTTGGTGTAGATGCAAACGGGAAGTTAAGAATTAAGTTCCGATGGAGAGAAGGGAGGCCATGGATTGGAGATCCGGCTGATATTGTCCTTGATGAGAGCTCATTTGGCACGATGGGCAATTCATGA
- the LOC108989148 gene encoding E3 ubiquitin-protein ligase KEG isoform X1 codes for MKVPCCSVCHTRYNEEERVPLLLQCGHGFCKDCLSQMFSASPDTTLPCPRCRHVSVVGNSVQALRKNYAVLSLLSSDSNPSAGANFDCDCTDDEEDGGGGDGDDVDGDEDRRCSRGSLASSSSGGCGPVIDVGVHQDLKLVQRIGESRRARVEMWTAVIGGGAGRCRHRVAVKKVAVPEETDMDWVLGQLENLRRASMWCRNVCTFHGATRMEGSLCLLMDRCRGSVQSEMQRNEGRLTLEQILRYGADIARGVAELHAAGVVCMNLKPSNLLFDTSGHAVVSDYGLAGILKKPSCRKARSECDSSKVHSCMECTMLSPHYAAPEAWEPVKKSLNLFWDDAIGISAESDAWSFGCTLVEMCTGSIPWAGLSAEEIYRAVVKAKKLPPQYASVVGVGIPGELWKMIGECLQFKASKRPTFNAMLATFLRHLKEIPRSPPESPDNDFAKYSGPKLMEPPLVSAPEGLQDFSCHLHRLVSEGDVSGVRVFLGKAASGRIKSSTSSLLQTQNADGQTALHLACRRGSAELVEAILEYREADVDILDKDGDPPLVFALAAGSPECVQALIKRGANVRSRLREGFGPSVAHVCAYHGQPDCMRELLLAGADPNAVDDEGESVLHRAICKKYTNCALVIMENGGSRSMAVLNSKSLTPLHLCVATWNVTVVRRWVEVATAEEIADAIDIPSPIGTALCMAAAVKKDHETEGRELVQILLAAGADRTAQDAQHGRTVLHTAAMANNAELVKIILDAGVDVNIRNVHNTIPLHVALARGANTCIGLLISAGANCNMQDDEGDNAFHIAADAAKMIRENLVWLIVMLRNPDAAVEVRNHSGKTLRDFLEALPREWISEDLMEALMIRGVRLSPTIFEVGDWVKYRRSITTPTYGWQDAKHSSVGFVQSVPDKDNLIVSFCSGEAHVLASEVIKVIPLDRGQHVQLKPDVKEPRFGWRGQSRDSIGTVLCVDDDGILRVGFPGASRGWKADPAEMERVEEFKVGDWVRIRPTLTTAKHGLGSVTPGSIGIVYCIRPDSSLLLELSYLPNPWHCEPEEVESVAPFRIGDRVCVKRSVAEPRYAWGGETHHSVGRISEIENDGLLKIEIPNRPIPWQADPSDMEKVEDFKVGDWVRVKASVSSPKYGWEDITRNSIGVIHSLEEDGDMGVAFCFRSKPFRCSVTDVEKVPPFEVGQEIHVMPSVTQPRLGWSNETLATVGKIMRIDMDGALNVRVAGRRSLWKVSPGDAERLSGFEVGDWVRSKPSLGTRPSYDWNSIGKESLAVVHSVQETGYLELACCFRKGRWITHYTDVEKVPCFKVGQYVRFRPGMVEPRWGWRGAQPASRGIITSVHADGAVRVAFFGLSGLWRGDPADLEIEQMFEVGEWVSLRVNASNWKSIGPGSVGVVQGIGYEGDEWYGTTYVGFCGEQEMWVGSTSHLEKADRLMVGQKVRVKLSVKQPRFGWSGHSHGSVGTISAIDADGKLRIYTPAGSKAWMLDPSEVELVEEQELCIGDWVRVRASVSTPTYQWGEASHSSIGVVHRMEDEELWVAFCFIERLWLCKASEMERVRPFKVGDKVRIREGLVTPRWGWGMETHASKGQVVGVDANGKLRIKFRWREGRPWIGDPADIVLDESSFGTMGNS; via the exons ATGAAGGTGCCATGCTGTTCTGTGTGCCACACGCGGTACAACGAGGAGGAGAGGGTCCCGCTCTTGCTACAATGCGGGCACGGGTTCTGCAAAGACTGCCTCTCGCAGATGTTTTCGGCGTCTCCCGACACGACGCTTCCGTGTCCTCGGTGTCGCCACGTGTCCGTAGTGGGGAACTCCGTTCAGGCGCTACGGAAAAACTACGCTGTCCTCTCGCTCTTGAGCTCGGACTCGAACCCATCGGCGGGGGCGAATTTTGACTGTGATTGCACAGACGATGAGGAAGATGGCGGCGGTGGAGATGGTGATGATGTGGACGGTGACGAGGACCGTCGGTGTAGCCGTGGGTCCCTCGCATCAAGCTCTTCGGGAGGATGCGGGCCAGTGATCGATGTCGGGGTGCACCAGGACCTGAAATTGGTGCAGCGGATAGGGGAAAGTAGGCGGGCCAGAGTGGAAATGTGGACAGCGGTTATTGGTGGCGGGGCTGGGCGGTGCCGGCACCGCGTGGCAGTTAAGAAGGTGGCGGTGCCGGAGGAGACCGATATGGATTGGGTGTTGGGCCAGCTTGAGAACTTGAGGCGCGCTTCGATGTGGTGCCGAAATGTTTGTACGTTTCATGGAGCAACGAGAATGGAAGGGAGCTTGTGTCTTTTGATGGACAGGTGTCGGGGGTCGGTTCAGTCCGAGATGCAGCGGAACGAGGGAAGGCTTACATTGGAGCAAATCCTAag GTATGGGGCTGACATTGCAAGAGGGGTGGCTGAACTCCATGCGGCAGGTGTGGTTTGTATGAATTTAAAACCATCTAATCTTCTTTTTGACACAAGTGGTCATGCAGTGGTTTCTGACTATGGACTTGCTGGAATTCTGAAAAAACCTTCCTGTCGGAAGGCTCGATCAGAGTGTGATTCCTCAAAAGTTCATTCTTGTATGGAGTGTACAATGCTTAGCCCACATTACGCAGCTCCAGAGGCATGGGAGCCAGTAAAGAAGTCATTAAATCTCTTCTGGGATGATGCAATAGGTATATCTGCAGAGTCTGATGCCTGGAGTTTTGGTTGTACATTGGTCGAAATGTGCACTGGTTCCATCCC TTGGGCAGGTTTAAGTGCAGAGGAAATTTATCGAGCTGTTGTCAAGGCTAAAAAACTTCCTCCACAGTATGCAAGTGTAGTAGGTGTTGGGATACCTGGCGAATTGTGGAAAATGATTGGCGAATGCCTGCAGTTCAAGGCATCTAAAAGACCAACTTTCAATGCAATGTTAGCAACATTCCTACGTCATTTGAAGGAGATACCACGCAGCCCTCCAGAAAGCCCTGATAA TGACTTCGCTAAATACTCCGGACCAAAATTGATGGAACCACCTCTTGTATCTGCTCCGGAAGGTTTACAAGATTTCTCCTGCCATTTGCATCGACTTGTGTCTGAAGGGGATGTGAGTGGTGTTAG AGTTTTTCTTGGAAAGGCTGCATCGGGAAGAATTAAAAGCTCAACATCTTCATTATTACAAACTCAAAATGCTGATGGCCAAACTGCTCTCCACCTGGCTTGTAGACGTGGTAGCGCAGAACTTGTTGAGGCTATTTTAGAGTACAGAGAGGCAGATGTAGACATTTTGGATAAAGATGGGGATCCTCCACTTGTTTTTGCGTTAGCAGCTGGATCACCAGAATGTGTCCAAGCTCTCATTAAAAGAGGTGCCAATGTGAGATCTAGATTGAGGGAAGGCTTTGGTCCGTCTGTTGCTCATGTCTGTGCCTACCATGGTCAACCTGACTGCATGCGT GAGCTGCTACTGGCTGGTGCTGATCCTAATGCAGTGGATGATGAAGGGGAATCTGTACTGCACAGAGCTATTTGCAAGAAATATACAAACTGCGCTCTGGTCATAATGGAAAATGGAGGCAGTAGATCAATGGctgttttgaattcaaaaagtTTGAc ACCATTGCATTTGTGTGTGGCAACATGGAATGTAACTGTTGTCAGAAGGTGGGTGGAAGTCGCAACTGCAGAAGAGATTGCTGATGCAATTGATATACCAAGCCCAATTGGCACTGCACTGTGTATGGCTGCTGCTGTAAAGAAAGATCATGAGACTG AGGGAAGAGAACTGGTGCAGATATTGCTTGCTGCTGGAGCAGATCGAACTGCCCAAGATGCTCAACATGGACGGACAGTTTTGCATACAGCTGCAATGGCTAATAATGCTGAGTTAGTCAAG attatTCTTGATGCTGGGGTTGATGTGAACATCCGGAATGTGCACAATACAATTCCCCTTCATGTAGCCTTGGCCAGAGGGGCAAACACATGCATCGGATTGCTTATATCTGCTGGGGCAAACTGTAATATGCAG GATGATGAAGGTGACAATGCTTTCCATATAGCAGCAGATGCAGCAAAAATGATACGCGAAAATCTTGTATGGCTCATTGTCATGCTTAGAAATCCTGATGCTGCTGTGGAAGTCAGAAACCATAG TGGCAAGACATTACGGGACTTTTTGGAGGCCCTTCCCCGGGAATGGATCTCTGAAGATCTGATGGAGGCACTGATGATTAGGGGAGTTCGTCTGTCCCCTACCAT ATTTGAAGTAGGAGACTGGGTGAAATATAGAAGAAGTATCACAACTCCTACATATGGGTGGCAAGATGCAAAACACAGCAGTGTGGGCTTTGTGCAGAGCGTCCCAGACAAGGACAATCTCATTGTGTCCTTTTGTTCTGGAGAGGCTCATGTTTTGGCCAGTGAAGTTATAAAAGTCATTCCATTAGACAGGGGACAGCATGTCCAGCTAAAACCTGATGTCAAAGAGCCCAG GTTTGGTTGGCGTGGGCAGTCTCGTGACAGTATTGGTACCGTATTGTGTGTTGATGATGATGGGATATTGCGTGTTGGGTTTCCTGGAGCATCCAGAGGATGGAAAGCTGATCCTGCAGAAATGGAAAGAGTTGAAGAATTCAAGGTTGGGGACTGGGTTCGTATTCGCCCCACTCTTACAACAGCAAAGCATGGTTTAGGATCTGTAACACCAGGGAGCATTGGTATAGTGTATTGTATCAGACCAGACAGTAGCTTGTTGTTGGAACTTAGTTATCTTCCAAATCCATGGCATTGTGAACCAGAGGAGGTTGAGTCTGTTGCCCCTTTCAGG ATTGGTGACCGGGTGTGTGTCAAGCGATCTGTTGCAGAACCTAGATATGCATGGGGTGGTGAGACACATCATAGTGTTGGAAGAATAAGTGAGATAGAGAATGATGGTctcttaaaaattgaaataccaAATCGACCAATACCCTGGCAGGCTGATCCTTCTGACATGGAAAAGGTGGAAGACTTTAAG GTTGGGGATTGGGTTCGAGTGAAAGCTTCAGTATCCTCTCCAAAATATGGGTGGGAGGATATCACAAGGAACAGCATTGGGGTAATTCATAGCTTGGAGGAGGATGGTGATATGGGTGTTGCCTTCTGCTTCAGGAGCAAGCCTTTTCGTTGCTCTGTGACTGATGTGGAGAAGGTACCTCCTTTTGAAGTAGGACAAGAGATTCATGTGATGCCATCTGTTACTCAGCCACGACTTGGATGGTCAAATGAAACTCTTGCTACTGTTggaaaaataatgagaattgACATGGATGGTGCTTTGAAT GTGAGAGTGGCTGGCCGACGAAGCTTGTGGAAAGTTTCTCCTGGAGACGCAGAAAGACTTTCTGGTTTTGAAGTGGGTGATTGGGTACGTTCAAAACCAAGCCTGGGAACTAGACCAAGTTATGACTGGAACAGTATTGGAAAAGAAAGTTTAGCAGTAGTGCATAGTGTACAAGAGACTGGCTATCTAGAGTTGGCATGCTGTTTCCGTAAGGGGAGGTGGATTACTCATTACACGGATGTTGAAAAGGTTCCGTGCTTTAAAGTTGGGCAGTATGTTCGGTTCCGGCCTGGTATGGTTGAGCCACGGTGGGGTTGGAGAGGGGCTCAGCCTGCTTCTCGAGGAATTATAACTAGTGTTCATGCTGATGGGGCAGTAAGGGTCGCATTCTTTGGTTTGTCGGGGTTGTGGAGAGGAGATCCTGCGGATCTAGAGATAGAGCAAATGTTTGAAGTGGGAGAGTGGGTGAGTTTGAGAGTTAATGCAAGTAATTGGAAATCCATTGGACCAGGTAGTGTTGGTGTAGTGCAAGGGATCGGATATGAAGGAGATGAATGGTATGGAACCACTTATGTTGGGTTTTGTGGGGAGCAAGAAATGTGGGTGGGGTCTACTTCCCATCTCGAAAAAGCGGACAGGCTCATGGTTGGCCAAAAGGTTAGGGTTAAACTATCTGTCAAGCAGCCCAGATTTGGGTGGTCAGGCCACAGCCATGGAAGTGTTGGAACCATATCTGCTATTGACGCTGATGGAAAACTGAGAATATATACTCCAGCTGGCTCAAAGGCTTGGATGCTGGATCCATCAGAAGTAGAGCTGGTGGAAGAGCAAGAGCTTTGTATCGGAGactgggttagggttagggcaTCGGTCTCAACCCCAACCTACCAATGGGGAGAGGCGAGTCATTCAAGCATTGGGGTGGTGCACCGGATGGAAGATGAGGAACTCTGGGTGGCATTTTGCTTCATTGAGAGGCTGTGGCTTTGCAAAGCTTCAGAGATGGAGAGGGTTAGGCCATTCAAAGTGGGGGACAAGGTGAGGATTAGAGAAGGGTTGGTGACCCCACGCTGGGGGTGGGGAATGGAGACCCATGCAAGTAAGGGACAAGTGGTTGGTGTAGATGCAAACGGGAAGTTAAGAATTAAGTTCCGATGGAGAGAAGGGAGGCCATGGATTGGAGATCCGGCTGATATTGTCCTTGATGAGAGCTCATTTGGCACGATGGGCAATTCATGA
- the LOC108989130 gene encoding actin cytoskeleton-regulatory complex protein pan-1-like, whose translation MDKEINQEIPSLLPNNNTTATTKEDSPIRKPFAAAAAAAVSNDRLKRDEWSEGAVSTLLEAYEAKWVLRNRAKLKGHDWEDVARHVSSRANCTKSPKTQTQCKNKIESMKKRYRSESSSTADASSWPLYPRLDLLLRGSGPLQAPPPPPLPPQPPPTPTPTPHPPPPNAPLMLLEPSPAAVQPQPLPPPPPPPPQPGAAQNSRGSNGIDRVAKEDEAGTKLSDQVSDKNRMETDSSTPALYSDKEKTRSKRMKTKMEKKKRRRKEEMEIAESIRWLAEVVVRSEQGRMETMREIERMRVEAEAKRGEMDLKRTEILANTQLEIARLFAGIGKGVDSSLRIGRS comes from the exons ATGGACAAAGAAATTAACCAAGAAATCCCATCTCTCCTCCCTAACAATAAcaccaccgccaccaccaaGGAAGACTCTCCAATTAGGAAACCatttgctgctgctgctgctgctgctgtaaGCAATGATAGATTGAAAAGAGATGAGTGGAGTGAAGGAGCAGTTTCAACCCTTCTTGAAGCTTATGAAGCCAAATGGGTTCTACGAAACCGAGCCAAGCTCAAGGGCCACGACTGGGAAGATGTTGCACGCCATGTTTCATCGCGTGCCAATTGTACCAAGTCCCCCAAAACACAGACTCAGTGCAAGAACAAGATCGAGTCAATGAAGAAAAGGTACCGTTCAGAGTCTTCCAGTACTGCTGATGCCTCATCTTGGCCACTATACCCACGTCTTGACCTTTTGCTGCGTGGAAGTGGACCTTTACAAgctcctcctccaccaccactACCGCCGCAGCCGCCGCCTACGCCTACGCCTACTCCTCATCCACCTCCACCAAATGCTCCTCTAATGTTACTAGAGCCATCCCCAGCAGCGGTGCAACCGCAACCTCTACCTCCACCTCCACCGCCACCTCCACAACCTGGAGCAGCTCAAAACTCGCGTGGATCCAATGGTATTGACAGAGTGGCCAAG GAAGATGAAGCTGGAACCAAATTATCCGACCAAGTATCCGACAAGAACCGTATGGAAACAGATAGCAGCACACCTGCCCTTTATAGTGACAAGGAAAAGACAAGGTCCAAAAGGATGAAAACgaaaatggaaaagaagaagaggcgAAGGAAGGAGGAAATGGAGATAGCCGAAAGCATACGATGGCTAGCAGAAGTAGTGGTGAGGTCAGAGCAAGGAAGGATGGAGACGATGAGGGAAATAGAGAGGATGAGAGTTGAGGCCGAGGCAAAGAGAGGAGAAATGGATCTCAAAAGAACAGAGATTCTTGCTAATACCCAGTTGGAGATTGCTAGACTCTTTGCAGGCATAGGCAAAGGTGTGGATTCTTCATTGAGAATTGGAAGAAGTTGA